The following proteins are encoded in a genomic region of Herminiimonas arsenicoxydans:
- a CDS encoding putative Heavy metal sensor kinase (Evidence 3 : Function proposed based on presence of conserved amino acid motif, structural feature or limited homology; Product type pr : putative regulator): MTSSRTSISLTSRVTIVFVAIVIIASTSLGIYLYRSFVKEIERRDDTQLLGKLRQVQQLIENPDTPNIIIERPQYFRDTMSGQENALVRIIGQDGISLLDINPQQENISYPQTTEIMQFPGVNAIANWTSRDGYPGRVVAGMAKLGSTKQPVTIYVARAYAERTDMFSEYRRKIAVSVMLSAALAALMASVMLRRGLKPLRKMARHAALVRPGKLQHQLDDQGAPSELLPLIHAFNAMLGRLQEGYLRLSQFSTDLAHEFRTPVTSLLGQSQVALGRPRSADEYKQLVISNMEELERLSRMIDSMLFLARVEREQMSVARYPLLVQDEFDRLCNFFEDMSDERGLILSNQGDGIVMADAQLLRRALSNLLSNAIRHADKGSTIELRSRQEAEFVVLSVTNTGATIGPEHMPHLFDRFYRADSARTDSSESTGLGLSIVRAIMTLHHGRATVTSQDKITHLELYFPTS, encoded by the coding sequence ATGACTTCCAGTAGAACGTCCATCTCGTTGACAAGCAGGGTCACCATTGTGTTCGTGGCGATCGTCATCATTGCTTCGACCAGTCTTGGCATTTATTTATACCGTTCCTTCGTCAAGGAAATCGAACGGCGAGACGACACCCAGTTGCTCGGCAAATTACGTCAGGTTCAGCAATTAATTGAGAACCCCGATACCCCGAACATCATCATTGAGCGGCCGCAGTATTTTCGCGACACCATGAGTGGCCAGGAAAATGCGCTGGTCAGAATTATTGGCCAGGACGGCATATCGCTATTGGATATCAATCCGCAGCAAGAAAACATAAGCTATCCGCAGACAACAGAAATAATGCAGTTTCCCGGAGTGAATGCCATTGCAAACTGGACTAGCCGTGATGGTTATCCAGGTCGCGTGGTAGCAGGGATGGCAAAACTGGGTAGTACAAAGCAGCCAGTCACAATCTATGTGGCGCGTGCCTACGCAGAACGCACCGACATGTTTTCCGAGTATCGTCGCAAGATTGCCGTATCGGTGATGCTCAGTGCAGCGCTGGCAGCTTTGATGGCCAGCGTCATGCTGAGACGAGGGTTGAAGCCATTGAGAAAAATGGCGCGACACGCCGCCTTGGTGCGTCCCGGCAAATTGCAGCATCAATTGGACGACCAGGGCGCACCGAGCGAGTTGCTGCCATTAATCCATGCGTTCAATGCCATGCTGGGCCGTCTGCAAGAAGGTTACTTGAGACTATCGCAATTCTCCACCGATCTGGCTCATGAGTTTCGTACCCCGGTTACCAGTTTGTTAGGGCAGAGCCAAGTGGCTTTGGGCCGGCCACGGAGTGCGGATGAATACAAGCAATTAGTAATTTCCAACATGGAAGAGCTGGAGAGACTGTCCCGCATGATAGACAGCATGTTGTTCCTCGCACGGGTAGAGCGCGAGCAAATGTCAGTCGCGAGATATCCCTTATTGGTGCAGGATGAATTCGATCGCCTTTGCAATTTTTTTGAAGATATGTCCGATGAGCGCGGACTTATTCTCAGCAATCAGGGAGACGGCATCGTGATGGCTGATGCGCAACTGTTGCGCCGTGCATTGAGCAATCTGCTTTCGAACGCCATCCGCCATGCTGATAAGGGCAGTACGATTGAATTAAGATCGAGACAAGAAGCTGAATTTGTAGTGTTAAGTGTGACAAATACTGGCGCTACCATTGGGCCTGAACACATGCCCCATCTTTTTGATCGCTTCTATCGCGCTGATTCAGCACGAACCGATTCATCTGAGTCCACCGGCCTTGGCCTGTCCATAGTCAGAGCGATCATGACCTTGCATCATGGTCGCGCAACAGTCACTTCGCAAGATAAGATTACACATCTTGAATTATATTTCCCGACATCGTAA
- the blaA gene encoding class A beta-lactamase precursor (Penicillinase) (Evidence 2a : Function of homologous gene experimentally demonstrated in an other organism; PubMedId : 1886608, 9300809, 8834898, 8878568, 10223957, 1909282, 9462429; Product type e : enzyme), with product MPHFSSRRSLLLAAIATPFAGMAIPAFASDQRISRSAIQQEFSRLEASARGRLGLSAFNTGNGMRVQYRAYERFPVCSTFKTIVAAAILQKSTTDKRLLNKRIRYNKDEVEQSGYAPITQKHIADGMSIAELCAATLQYSDNAAANFLMQELGGPAAVTAYARTIGDDTFRLDRWEPELNTAIPGDLRDTSTPAAMGKSVQRLTLGDALALPQREQLVNWLKGNTTGGKRMQAGVPQDWIVGDKTGTGYYGTTNDAGVIWPATGAPIVAAIYFTQNEKEARPRDDIIASATRIVVAALG from the coding sequence ATGCCCCACTTTTCAAGCAGACGTTCACTCTTGCTGGCCGCCATCGCCACCCCATTTGCCGGTATGGCCATACCGGCATTCGCCAGCGATCAAAGGATCTCGCGCAGCGCAATACAGCAAGAATTCTCAAGGCTTGAGGCTTCCGCTCGTGGACGGCTGGGCTTGTCGGCGTTCAATACTGGCAACGGCATGCGCGTGCAATATCGCGCCTATGAACGCTTCCCTGTGTGCAGCACCTTCAAGACCATCGTGGCTGCGGCCATCCTGCAGAAGAGCACGACAGACAAGCGCCTGCTGAATAAACGCATACGCTACAACAAGGACGAAGTTGAGCAGTCAGGCTACGCTCCGATCACACAAAAACACATCGCTGACGGCATGAGCATCGCCGAACTTTGCGCGGCGACGTTGCAATATAGCGATAACGCGGCGGCGAATTTTTTGATGCAAGAACTGGGTGGACCGGCAGCGGTGACGGCCTATGCGCGTACTATCGGCGACGATACCTTCCGGCTTGATCGCTGGGAGCCGGAATTGAACACCGCCATTCCCGGCGACTTGCGCGATACGTCCACGCCGGCAGCAATGGGGAAAAGTGTGCAGCGACTCACTCTTGGCGACGCTTTGGCGCTACCGCAACGCGAACAGCTGGTGAACTGGCTGAAGGGAAACACAACCGGCGGCAAGCGCATGCAGGCTGGCGTACCCCAAGACTGGATAGTCGGCGACAAAACCGGCACCGGTTATTACGGCACGACCAACGATGCAGGTGTCATCTGGCCGGCGACAGGCGCACCCATCGTCGCCGCAATCTACTTCACACAGAATGAAAAAGAGGCACGTCCTCGTGACGATATCATCGCATCCGCGACGCGCATTGTCGTCGCAGCCTTGGGCTGA